A region from the Arachis ipaensis cultivar K30076 chromosome B01, Araip1.1, whole genome shotgun sequence genome encodes:
- the LOC107614847 gene encoding uncharacterized protein LOC107614847, with amino-acid sequence MANQTSNFDIQTLANLVNQVNQLQSAANRANTSPIMDPMSPYFLHPGESLGTPLISVILGHSNYHAWERAMCRALRSKNKLKFVDGTLVKPSEDDSLFDAWDRCNTYVVSWLNLSLSPEIAHSVVWMDVAANIWRSLRHRYYQGDSFRMAELQEDLFGIRQGDLNITAYFTKLKGIWEELDNFRPIPSCKYCTGTCDCGLDVMRNYQEDTNVMRLLRGLNDQFTVVRSQIMLMKSLLTVDAIFSLLLQQERQNADIIEGKALITTGDTRANQGFNPQINMATRGGRSFRARGGRLNGRGGRGQTYK; translated from the coding sequence ATGGCCAACCAAACCTCGAATTTTGACATTCAAACACTTGCGAACCTCGTTAATCAGGTTAATCAATTGCAATCGGCAGCAAATCGAGCGAACACAAGTCCGATTATGGATCCAATGAGTCCGTATTTTCTGCATCCTGGTGAGAGTCTAGGAACTCCTTtaatttctgtgattttaggtcaCAGTAACTATCATGCTTGGGAGAGAGCTATGTGTAGAGCGTTGAGATCTAAAAATAAACTGAAGTTTGTTGATGGAACTTTAGTAAAACCATCAGAGGATGATTCACTGTTTGATGCATGGGATAGATGCAACACATATGTGGTGTCTTGGTTGAATTTGTCTTTAAGTCCAGAGATAGCACACAGTGTAGTGTGGATGGATGTTGCTGCAAACATATGGCGTAGTTTGAGACATCGCTATTACCAGGGAGACTCTTTCAGAATGGCTGAGTTACAAGAAGACTTGTTTGGAATAAGGCAAGGAGACCTGAACATTACTGCATACTTTACCAAATTAAAAGGAATTTGGGAAGAGTTAGATAATTTTCGCCCAATTCCATCATGTAAGTACTGCACTGGAACTTGTGATTGTGGTTTAGATGTGATGAGGAATTACCAAGAAGATACCAATGTAATGAGGCTCCTCAGGGGACTAAATGATCAGTTTACCGTAGTGAGGTCCCAGATCATGTTGATGAAGTCGCTTCTAACGGTAGATGCAATCTTCTCACTTTTGTTACAGCAAGAGAGACAAAATGCAGATATCATTGAAGGAAAAGCATTGATAACCACGGGTGACACTAGAGCCAATCAAGGCTTTAACCCTCAGATCAATATGGCCACTAGAGGAGGTAGGAGCTTTAGAGCCAGAGGGGGTAGATTAAATGGAAGAGGAGGCAGAGGTCAAACTTACAAATAG